The proteins below come from a single Streptomyces sp. M92 genomic window:
- the acs gene encoding acetate--CoA ligase produces MSNESLANLLKEERRFAPPADLAANANVTAEAYEQAKADRLGFWAEQARRLTWAEEPTETLDWSNPPFAKWFKDGKLNVAYNCVDRHVEAGNGDRVAIHFEGEPGDSRAITYAQLKDEVSKAANALLELGVQKGDRVAVYMPMIPETAIAMLACARIGAAHSVVFGGFSSDALATRIQDADAKVVITSDGGYRRGKPSALKPAVDEAVERAGTVEHVLVVRRTGQDVAWDDSRDKWWHETVDRQSAEHTPEAFDAEHPLFILYTSGTTGKPKGILHTSGGYLTQTAYTHWAVFDLKPETDVYWCTADVGWVTGHSYIVYGPLANGATQVMYEGTPDTPHQGRFWEIVQKYKVSVLYTAPTAIRTFMKWGDDIPAKFDLSSLRVLGSVGEPINPEAWIWYRKNIGADATPVVDTWWQTETGAMMITPLPGVTHAKPGSAQRPLPGIAATVVDDEAGEVPNGGGGYLVLTEPWPSMLRTIWGDDQRFIDTYWSRFEGKYFAGDGAKKDEDGDIWLLGRVDDVMLVSGHNISTTEVESALVSHPSVAEAAVVGAADETTGQAIVAFVILRGAAAESEDLVTELRNHVGATLGPIAKPKRILPVGELPKTRSGKIMRRLLRDVAENRQVGDVTTLADSTVMDLIQSKLPAAPSED; encoded by the coding sequence GTGAGCAACGAATCCTTGGCCAACCTGCTCAAGGAAGAGCGCAGGTTCGCGCCCCCCGCCGACCTGGCCGCGAACGCCAACGTCACGGCGGAGGCGTACGAACAGGCCAAGGCCGACCGACTCGGGTTCTGGGCCGAGCAGGCTCGCCGGCTGACCTGGGCCGAGGAGCCGACCGAGACCCTCGACTGGTCGAACCCGCCGTTCGCCAAGTGGTTCAAGGACGGCAAGCTCAACGTCGCGTACAACTGCGTCGACCGCCATGTCGAGGCCGGCAACGGCGACCGCGTCGCCATCCACTTCGAGGGCGAGCCCGGCGACAGCCGCGCCATCACCTACGCCCAGCTCAAGGACGAGGTCTCCAAGGCCGCCAACGCCCTGCTGGAACTCGGCGTGCAGAAGGGCGACCGGGTCGCCGTCTACATGCCGATGATCCCGGAGACGGCGATCGCGATGCTGGCCTGCGCCCGAATCGGCGCCGCCCACTCGGTGGTCTTCGGCGGCTTCTCCTCGGACGCGCTCGCGACCCGTATCCAGGACGCCGACGCCAAGGTCGTCATCACCTCCGACGGCGGCTACCGGCGCGGCAAGCCGTCCGCCCTCAAGCCCGCCGTCGACGAGGCGGTCGAGCGCGCCGGCACCGTGGAACACGTCCTCGTCGTGCGCCGCACCGGCCAGGACGTGGCGTGGGACGACTCCCGCGACAAGTGGTGGCACGAGACGGTCGACCGGCAGTCCGCCGAGCACACGCCGGAGGCGTTCGACGCCGAGCACCCGCTGTTCATCCTGTACACGTCCGGTACGACGGGCAAGCCGAAGGGCATCCTGCACACCTCCGGCGGCTACCTCACGCAGACCGCGTACACCCACTGGGCCGTCTTCGACCTGAAGCCGGAGACCGACGTCTACTGGTGCACCGCCGACGTCGGCTGGGTCACCGGCCACTCGTACATCGTCTACGGCCCGCTCGCCAACGGCGCGACGCAGGTCATGTACGAGGGCACCCCGGACACCCCGCACCAGGGCCGGTTCTGGGAGATCGTGCAGAAGTACAAGGTCTCCGTCCTCTACACCGCGCCCACCGCGATCCGGACGTTCATGAAGTGGGGCGACGACATCCCCGCGAAGTTCGACCTGTCCTCGCTGCGGGTCCTCGGCTCGGTCGGTGAACCGATCAACCCCGAGGCCTGGATCTGGTACCGCAAGAACATCGGTGCGGACGCCACCCCGGTCGTCGACACCTGGTGGCAGACCGAGACCGGCGCCATGATGATCACGCCGCTGCCGGGCGTCACCCACGCCAAGCCGGGCTCCGCCCAGCGCCCGCTGCCCGGCATCGCGGCCACCGTCGTGGACGACGAGGCGGGCGAGGTGCCGAACGGCGGGGGCGGGTACCTGGTCCTCACCGAGCCCTGGCCGTCGATGCTGCGCACCATCTGGGGCGACGACCAGCGCTTCATCGACACGTACTGGTCGCGCTTCGAGGGCAAGTACTTCGCCGGCGACGGTGCCAAGAAGGACGAGGACGGCGACATCTGGCTGCTGGGCCGCGTCGACGACGTGATGCTGGTCTCCGGCCACAACATCTCCACCACCGAGGTCGAGTCGGCCCTCGTCTCCCACCCGTCCGTCGCCGAGGCGGCCGTGGTCGGCGCGGCCGACGAGACCACCGGGCAGGCCATCGTGGCCTTCGTGATCCTGCGCGGTGCGGCGGCGGAGTCCGAGGACCTCGTCACCGAGCTGCGCAACCACGTCGGTGCCACGCTCGGCCCGATCGCCAAGCCCAAGCGGATCCTGCCGGTGGGCGAGCTGCCCAAGACCCGCTCCGGCAAGATCATGCGCCGCCTGCTGCGCGACGTCGCGGAGAACCGTCAGGTCGGCGACGTCACGACGCTGGCGGACTCCACCGTGATGGACCTCATCCAGTCGAAGCTCCCCGCGGCACCCAGCGAGGACTGA
- a CDS encoding SulP family inorganic anion transporter produces the protein MSSCVPARADSARTEHIHPPHSPPPGGPRRFRVAGADVSASIAVFLIALPLSLGIALATGAPLQAGLVAAAVGGIVVGRLGGCPLQVSGPAAGLTVVTADLIQQYGWRTTCAITVLAGIAQLGLGCLRVARSALAVSPAIVHGMLAGIGVTIAVAQLHIVLGGTPQSSVPDNLLALPAQLADLRPADVAASVLTLTLLLLWPRIPGRAGRLLGKLPAALVAVAGATAVAVLAGLRLPKVDLPSWSSHALAALPDGPVLGLLAAVLTTTLVCSVQSLLGAVAVDKLVAARPSLTGRVKRSNLDRELLGQGAGNIVSGSLGGLPIAGVAVRSTANVSAGAVSRNSTMLHGLLVLIATLLLVPALELIPLASLAALVMAVGLKMVSLNHIRTVTRHREVLVYAVTTGGVVFFGVLEGVALGIAVAVGVALHRLTRTRIRHVETAGVHHVHVRGQLTFLAVPRLSRVLHQVPQGSDTVVELDGSFMDHAAYETLQDWQKTHTAQGGRVDVTGRRPGTRISEPADTDGCRCRPWTPWRNHQCEPPQPTPQPGTDRRDGTGTDADTAPAPGGSRGQGGNGPQSRGSARSGEGARSTADGHGTDGTVAPDGHTGPTGPVVAGTSGGLSGRELARGISAFQRNTAPLVRGELARLAREGQQPSQLFLTCADSRVVTSMITSSGPGDLFVVRNVGNLVPLPGEESGDDSVAAAIEYAVDVLKVRSITVCGHSGCGAMQALLSTDTGGAQTPLKRWLRHGLPSLDRLPGAPGGPPEDAGGRPLLAGRPPADAAERLCLANVVQQLEHLRAHDAVARALRTGDLELHGMYFHVGEAQAYLLSPDAGDAGDGVFELVLETDLTA, from the coding sequence ATGTCGTCCTGCGTCCCCGCCCGCGCCGATTCGGCCCGGACCGAGCACATCCACCCACCCCACAGTCCGCCGCCCGGCGGCCCCCGGCGCTTCCGCGTCGCGGGCGCCGACGTGTCGGCGTCGATCGCGGTCTTCCTGATCGCCCTGCCCCTCTCCCTGGGCATCGCCCTCGCCACCGGCGCCCCCCTCCAGGCCGGCCTCGTCGCCGCCGCGGTGGGCGGGATCGTCGTCGGACGGCTCGGCGGCTGCCCCCTCCAGGTCAGCGGACCCGCAGCCGGGCTCACCGTGGTCACCGCCGACCTCATCCAGCAGTACGGATGGCGCACGACCTGCGCCATCACCGTGCTCGCCGGCATCGCCCAACTCGGCCTCGGCTGCCTGCGCGTGGCACGCTCCGCGCTCGCGGTGAGCCCCGCCATCGTGCACGGCATGCTCGCCGGCATCGGCGTCACCATCGCCGTCGCCCAGTTGCACATCGTCCTCGGCGGCACCCCGCAGAGCTCCGTGCCGGACAACCTGCTCGCGCTGCCCGCCCAGTTGGCCGACCTGCGCCCCGCCGACGTGGCGGCGAGCGTCCTGACGCTGACCCTGCTGCTGCTCTGGCCGCGCATCCCCGGCCGGGCCGGCCGACTGCTGGGCAAGCTCCCCGCCGCCCTCGTCGCCGTCGCCGGCGCCACCGCGGTCGCCGTGCTGGCCGGGCTCCGCCTGCCCAAGGTGGACCTGCCCTCCTGGAGCAGCCATGCCCTGGCGGCGCTGCCCGACGGACCGGTGCTCGGCCTTCTCGCCGCCGTGCTCACGACCACGCTGGTGTGCAGTGTGCAGTCACTGCTCGGCGCGGTCGCCGTGGACAAGCTGGTCGCCGCCCGGCCGAGTCTGACCGGCCGGGTCAAGCGCTCCAACCTCGACCGCGAGCTGCTCGGCCAGGGCGCCGGCAACATCGTCTCCGGCTCGCTCGGCGGACTGCCCATCGCCGGTGTGGCCGTACGCAGCACCGCCAACGTGTCGGCCGGCGCCGTCAGCCGGAACTCCACGATGCTGCACGGCCTTCTCGTACTGATCGCCACGCTGCTGCTGGTCCCGGCCCTGGAGCTGATCCCGCTCGCCTCGCTCGCCGCCCTGGTCATGGCCGTCGGCCTGAAGATGGTGTCGCTGAACCACATCCGGACGGTGACCCGCCACCGCGAGGTGCTGGTCTACGCCGTCACCACCGGCGGCGTGGTGTTCTTCGGCGTCCTGGAGGGCGTCGCGCTGGGCATCGCCGTGGCCGTCGGCGTCGCCCTGCACCGTCTGACCCGCACCCGGATCAGGCACGTCGAGACGGCAGGGGTCCACCACGTGCACGTGCGGGGCCAGTTGACGTTCCTCGCGGTGCCGCGGCTCAGCCGGGTCCTGCACCAAGTGCCCCAGGGGTCGGACACCGTCGTGGAGCTGGACGGGTCGTTCATGGACCACGCGGCGTACGAGACCTTGCAGGACTGGCAGAAGACGCACACCGCGCAGGGCGGCCGCGTCGACGTGACCGGCCGCCGCCCGGGCACCCGCATCTCCGAGCCGGCCGACACCGACGGCTGCCGCTGCCGCCCCTGGACCCCCTGGCGCAACCACCAGTGCGAGCCCCCGCAGCCGACGCCCCAGCCCGGCACCGACCGGCGGGACGGGACCGGCACGGACGCCGACACCGCGCCCGCTCCCGGCGGATCGCGCGGACAGGGCGGGAACGGCCCGCAGAGCAGGGGGAGCGCGCGGAGCGGGGAAGGCGCACGGAGCACGGCGGACGGGCACGGAACTGACGGGACCGTCGCACCGGACGGACACACCGGCCCCACCGGCCCGGTCGTCGCGGGCACCTCCGGCGGGCTCAGCGGACGGGAGCTGGCGCGTGGCATCAGCGCGTTCCAGCGCAACACCGCACCCCTGGTGCGCGGCGAGCTGGCCCGGCTGGCCCGCGAGGGACAGCAGCCCTCCCAGCTCTTCCTGACCTGCGCCGACTCGCGGGTGGTCACCTCCATGATCACCTCCAGCGGTCCCGGTGATCTCTTCGTCGTGCGCAATGTGGGCAATCTCGTCCCGCTGCCCGGCGAGGAGAGCGGTGACGACTCGGTGGCCGCCGCGATCGAGTACGCGGTGGACGTACTGAAGGTGCGGTCCATCACGGTGTGCGGGCACTCCGGGTGCGGGGCCATGCAGGCGCTGCTCAGCACCGATACGGGCGGTGCGCAGACGCCGCTCAAGCGGTGGCTGCGGCACGGGCTGCCGAGTCTGGACCGGCTCCCCGGAGCGCCGGGAGGCCCGCCCGAGGACGCCGGGGGCCGGCCCCTGCTGGCCGGACGCCCGCCCGCCGACGCGGCCGAGCGGCTCTGCCTGGCCAACGTGGTCCAGCAGCTGGAACACCTGCGGGCCCACGACGCGGTGGCCCGGGCCCTGAGAACCGGGGACCTGGAGCTGCACGGCATGTACTTCCACGTGGGCGAGGCGCAGGCGTACCTGCTCTCCCCGGACGCGGGCGACGCCGGGGACGGCGTGTTCGAACTGGTCCTGGAGACCGATCTGACCGCCTGA
- a CDS encoding ATP-binding protein — protein sequence MKIAFVGKGGSGKTTLSSLFIRHLAATGAPVVAVDADINQHLGAALGLDETEAAGLPAMGEHLPLIKEYLRGTNPRITSTGTMIKTTPPGEGSRLLRVCEDNPVYDVCARPVELDAGALRLMVTGPFTESDLGVACYHSKTGAVELCLNHLVDGRDEYVVVDMTAGSDSFASGMFTRFDITFLVAEPTRKGVSVYRQYKEYARDFGVTLKVVGNKVQGPDDLDFLREEAGDDLLTTVGHSDWVRAMEKARPPRFGLLEDANHRALRTLRTAADATYESRDWERYTRQMVHFHLKNARSWGNERTGADLAAQVDPGFVLRETVAAPA from the coding sequence ATGAAAATTGCTTTCGTCGGGAAGGGCGGCAGCGGCAAGACCACCCTGTCCTCCCTGTTCATCCGCCATCTCGCCGCCACCGGTGCGCCCGTCGTCGCCGTCGACGCCGACATCAACCAGCACCTGGGGGCCGCGCTGGGCCTCGACGAGACGGAGGCCGCGGGACTGCCCGCGATGGGCGAGCACCTGCCGCTGATCAAGGAGTACCTGCGCGGCACCAACCCGCGGATCACCTCCACGGGGACGATGATCAAGACCACCCCGCCCGGCGAGGGCTCGCGCCTGCTGCGGGTGTGCGAGGACAACCCGGTCTACGACGTCTGCGCCCGGCCGGTGGAACTCGACGCCGGGGCCCTCCGTTTGATGGTCACCGGACCTTTCACGGAGTCCGACCTCGGAGTCGCCTGCTACCACTCCAAGACGGGCGCGGTGGAGCTGTGCCTGAACCACCTGGTCGACGGCCGTGACGAGTACGTCGTGGTCGACATGACCGCGGGCTCGGACTCGTTCGCCTCCGGCATGTTCACCCGCTTCGACATCACGTTCCTCGTCGCCGAGCCGACCCGGAAGGGAGTCTCCGTCTACCGCCAGTACAAGGAGTACGCCCGCGACTTCGGCGTCACCCTGAAGGTCGTCGGAAACAAGGTGCAGGGGCCGGACGACCTCGACTTCCTGCGCGAAGAGGCCGGGGACGACCTGTTGACGACCGTCGGCCACTCGGACTGGGTGCGCGCCATGGAGAAGGCCCGGCCGCCCCGGTTCGGACTCCTGGAGGACGCCAACCACCGCGCGCTGCGCACGCTGCGCACGGCCGCCGACGCGACGTACGAGTCTCGGGACTGGGAGCGCTACACGCGCCAGATGGTCCACTTCCACCTGAAGAACGCCCGCAGCTGGGGCAACGAGCGCACCGGGGCCGACCTGGCCGCGCAGGTCGACCCCGGCTTCGTACTCCGCGAGACGGTCGCCGCCCCGGCGTGA
- a CDS encoding oxidoreductase translates to MSTTGATADPLAALGELPGVAESVESVRKAVDRVYGHRIMRRRSNAITSEAALRGARGSAALSGADWALEEVRRRSDFSVDDEARTVGAALRLTAEAGQLLSIWRQSPLRVLARLHLVAAADEADRAGRPRQEGEPVDEPLVELPLPGAREAHGRLEGLAGLVMAGGAAPALVTAAVVHGELLALRPFTSRNGLVARTAERIVLVGSGLDPKSVCAAEVGHAELGRAAYLAALDGYVSGTPEGMAAWIAHCGRAVELGARESTAVCEALQRGAA, encoded by the coding sequence ATGAGTACGACAGGCGCGACCGCCGACCCGCTCGCGGCCCTGGGCGAACTGCCCGGCGTGGCCGAGTCCGTGGAGTCAGTCCGCAAGGCCGTGGACCGGGTCTACGGCCACCGGATCATGCGACGCCGCAGCAACGCGATCACCTCGGAGGCGGCACTGCGCGGCGCCCGGGGCTCGGCGGCGCTGTCCGGAGCGGACTGGGCCCTGGAGGAGGTGCGGCGACGCAGCGACTTCAGCGTCGACGACGAGGCACGCACGGTGGGCGCGGCGCTGCGGCTGACCGCCGAGGCGGGGCAGCTGCTGTCCATCTGGCGCCAGTCGCCGCTGCGGGTGCTGGCCCGGCTGCACCTCGTGGCGGCGGCGGACGAGGCCGACCGGGCGGGGCGGCCCCGCCAGGAGGGCGAGCCGGTGGACGAACCCCTCGTCGAGCTGCCCCTGCCGGGCGCCCGGGAGGCGCACGGCAGGCTGGAGGGCCTGGCCGGGCTGGTCATGGCGGGCGGTGCCGCGCCGGCGCTGGTGACGGCGGCCGTCGTGCACGGCGAGTTGCTGGCGCTGCGGCCCTTCACCTCGCGCAACGGCCTGGTCGCACGTACGGCCGAGCGCATCGTCCTGGTCGGCAGCGGTCTCGACCCGAAGTCGGTCTGCGCTGCCGAGGTCGGCCACGCCGAGCTGGGCCGCGCCGCCTACCTGGCGGCGCTCGACGGTTACGTCTCCGGGACGCCGGAGGGCATGGCCGCCTGGATCGCGCACTGCGGCCGGGCGGTCGAGCTGGGCGCACGCGAGTCGACGGCGGTGTGCGAGGCGCTGCAGCGCGGGGCGGCGTGA
- a CDS encoding HAD family hydrolase: MLGVVENHSSPHSMAHSSPRTAAFFDLDKTVIAKSSTLTFSKSFYQGGLINRRAVLRTAYAQFVFLAGGADHDQMERMRKYLSALCRGWDVRLVKELVAETLHDLIDPIIYDEAASLIEEHHTAGRDVVIVSTSGAEVVEPIGELLGADRVVATRMVVGDDGRFTGEVEYYAYGPTKAEAVRELAESEGYDLSRCYAYSDSATDLPMLESVGRPHAVNPDRALRREALAREWPILDFHRPVRLKQRIRGLSVPPRPALVAAAAIGAAAATAGLVWYASRRRSATAA; this comes from the coding sequence ATGCTCGGAGTCGTGGAAAACCACTCCTCGCCCCACTCCATGGCGCACTCCTCGCCCCGCACGGCGGCCTTCTTCGACCTGGACAAGACGGTCATTGCGAAGTCCAGCACACTCACGTTCAGCAAGTCGTTCTACCAAGGCGGGCTGATCAACCGCAGGGCCGTACTGCGTACCGCGTATGCCCAGTTCGTCTTCCTCGCGGGCGGAGCCGACCACGACCAGATGGAGCGGATGCGCAAGTACCTCTCCGCCCTCTGCCGGGGCTGGGACGTCCGGCTGGTCAAGGAGCTCGTCGCCGAGACCCTGCACGACCTGATCGACCCGATCATCTACGACGAGGCCGCCTCACTGATCGAGGAGCACCACACCGCCGGCCGCGACGTCGTGATCGTCTCCACGTCGGGCGCCGAGGTCGTCGAACCCATCGGTGAGCTCCTCGGCGCGGACCGGGTGGTGGCGACCCGCATGGTCGTCGGCGACGACGGCCGCTTCACCGGGGAGGTGGAGTACTACGCGTACGGCCCCACCAAGGCGGAGGCGGTCCGCGAGCTGGCCGAGTCCGAGGGATACGACCTGAGCCGCTGTTACGCCTACAGCGACTCGGCGACCGATCTGCCGATGCTCGAGTCCGTCGGCCGCCCCCACGCGGTGAACCCGGACCGGGCGCTGCGCCGGGAGGCTCTCGCGCGCGAGTGGCCGATCCTCGATTTCCACCGCCCGGTACGGCTGAAGCAGCGCATCCGGGGGCTCTCCGTACCGCCGCGCCCCGCTCTGGTCGCCGCCGCCGCGATAGGCGCCGCGGCGGCCACCGCGGGCCTCGTCTGGTACGCGAGCCGGCGCCGGTCCGCGACGGCGGCCTGA
- the ssd gene encoding septum site-determining protein Ssd, translated as MTGTITHDPPHPAGGRQGGPLIVTEDTDLLDDLLRLCAAAGATPEVHHSVPAPPATPAVSSTGVTGATGTSGTSRLSGAARWPGGWEAAPLVLVGDDAARRVRGAVRRRGVVLVSRDQDDPGVWQRAVEIGADHVLVLPDGEQWLVDRIADVAEGVGRPALTVGVIGGRGGAGASTLACALAVTSAREGLRSLLVDADPLGGGLDVLLGGETAEGLRWPAFAASRGRVGGGALEESLPELHSLRVLSWDRGDCVAVPPQAVRAVLAAARRRGGTVVVDLPRRIDDGVAEVLAQLDIGLLVVPAELRAVAAAGRVAAAVGMVLRDLRVVTRGPYDSGLDDREVARLLGLPLAGEVPVESGLARATDGKRPPGASARGPLARFCRAFWERALVETGGGAA; from the coding sequence ATGACCGGGACCATCACCCATGACCCGCCGCACCCCGCCGGAGGTAGGCAGGGCGGACCGCTGATCGTCACCGAGGACACCGATCTCCTCGACGATCTGCTGCGCCTGTGCGCGGCGGCCGGCGCGACACCGGAGGTGCACCACTCGGTGCCCGCGCCGCCCGCGACACCCGCCGTGTCGTCCACGGGAGTCACGGGGGCCACGGGGACTTCGGGGACTTCGAGGCTTTCGGGGGCTGCCAGGTGGCCGGGCGGCTGGGAGGCCGCGCCGCTCGTCCTCGTCGGCGACGACGCCGCGCGGCGCGTGCGGGGGGCCGTGAGGCGACGGGGTGTGGTCCTGGTGAGCCGCGATCAGGACGATCCCGGAGTGTGGCAGCGGGCCGTCGAGATCGGCGCCGACCACGTCCTGGTGCTCCCCGACGGCGAACAGTGGCTCGTCGACCGCATCGCCGACGTCGCCGAGGGGGTCGGCCGGCCCGCCCTCACCGTAGGCGTCATCGGGGGCCGGGGAGGTGCCGGGGCGTCCACGCTGGCCTGCGCGCTCGCCGTCACCTCCGCGCGAGAGGGACTGCGCAGCCTCCTGGTGGACGCGGATCCGCTGGGCGGCGGCCTCGACGTCCTCCTCGGCGGCGAGACGGCCGAGGGGCTGAGGTGGCCCGCGTTCGCGGCCTCGCGCGGACGGGTCGGCGGCGGCGCCCTGGAGGAGTCGCTGCCCGAACTGCATTCACTTCGGGTGCTCAGCTGGGACCGCGGCGACTGCGTCGCGGTGCCGCCCCAGGCCGTACGCGCCGTGCTCGCCGCTGCCCGGCGCAGGGGCGGCACGGTCGTCGTGGACCTGCCGCGCCGGATCGACGACGGAGTCGCCGAGGTCCTCGCCCAGCTGGACATCGGGCTCCTCGTCGTCCCGGCCGAGCTGCGGGCCGTCGCGGCGGCAGGCCGGGTGGCCGCCGCGGTCGGCATGGTGCTGCGCGATCTGCGCGTCGTGACACGGGGGCCGTACGACTCGGGCCTCGACGACCGCGAGGTGGCCCGGCTGCTCGGACTGCCGCTGGCCGGCGAGGTGCCCGTCGAGTCCGGCCTCGCGCGCGCCACCGACGGCAAGCGCCCTCCCGGCGCGTCCGCCCGTGGCCCGCTGGCGCGCTTCTGCCGGGCGTTCTGGGAGCGGGCGTTGGTGGAGACGGGGGGTGGAGCGGCGTGA
- a CDS encoding TadA family conjugal transfer-associated ATPase — MLDGVRRWLAESGAEPTPARVAQALREQGRVLGDAEILAAAGQLRSELVGSGPLEPLLADPSVTDVLVSAPDRVWVDRGGGLELTSVSFPDAGAVRRLAQRLATVAGRRLDDARPWVDARLPDGTRLHAVLPPVAVGCTCLSLRVVRPRAFTLDELAAAGTVPPGGDRVLRALLRARLSFLVSGGTGSGKTTLLSALLGLVRPDERIVLAEDSAELRPDHPHVVHLETRPANQEAAGRVTLEDLVRQALRMRPDRLVVGEVRGPEVAHLLAALNTGHSGCGTVHANAAADVPARLEALGTAAGLDRAALHSQLSAALSVVLHLVRDRAGRRRIAEVHVLERDPSGLVRTVPALRWEPEAFAAERGWERLRELLRGDGLGREHVDRRSAGDGDG, encoded by the coding sequence ATGCTCGACGGGGTGCGGCGGTGGCTCGCCGAGAGCGGGGCGGAGCCGACGCCCGCGCGTGTGGCGCAGGCCCTGCGGGAGCAGGGGCGGGTGCTCGGTGACGCCGAGATCCTCGCGGCCGCCGGACAACTGCGTTCGGAGCTCGTCGGCAGTGGGCCACTGGAACCGCTGCTCGCCGACCCGTCGGTGACCGACGTACTGGTGTCCGCCCCGGACCGGGTCTGGGTGGACCGGGGCGGCGGCCTGGAGCTGACATCGGTCTCCTTCCCGGACGCCGGTGCGGTACGGCGGCTCGCGCAGCGCCTCGCCACGGTCGCCGGGCGCAGGCTGGACGACGCCCGGCCCTGGGTGGACGCACGGCTGCCCGACGGCACCCGGCTGCACGCGGTGCTGCCCCCGGTCGCCGTCGGCTGCACCTGCCTGTCGCTCCGGGTGGTACGGCCGCGTGCGTTCACGCTCGACGAACTGGCGGCCGCCGGCACCGTGCCGCCCGGCGGTGACCGCGTACTGCGCGCGCTGCTGCGGGCACGGCTGTCCTTCCTCGTCAGCGGCGGCACCGGCAGCGGCAAGACGACGCTGCTGAGCGCGCTGCTGGGCCTGGTCCGGCCGGACGAGCGCATTGTGCTGGCCGAGGACTCGGCGGAGCTGCGGCCCGACCATCCGCACGTCGTCCACCTGGAGACCAGACCCGCCAACCAGGAGGCCGCGGGCCGGGTCACCCTGGAGGACCTGGTGCGGCAGGCGCTGCGCATGCGGCCGGACCGGCTGGTCGTCGGCGAGGTGCGCGGGCCCGAGGTGGCCCATCTCCTGGCGGCGCTGAACACCGGCCACAGCGGCTGCGGGACGGTGCACGCCAACGCCGCCGCCGACGTACCGGCCCGGCTCGAAGCCCTGGGTACGGCCGCAGGGCTGGACCGCGCGGCCCTGCACAGCCAGTTGTCGGCGGCTCTCTCGGTGGTCCTGCACCTGGTCCGGGACCGGGCGGGACGGCGCCGGATCGCCGAGGTGCACGTCCTGGAGCGCGACCCGTCGGGGCTGGTGCGGACGGTGCCGGCGTTGCGGTGGGAGCCGGAGGCCTTTGCGGCCGAGCGCGGGTGGGAGCGGTTGCGGGAGTTGCTGCGCGGAGACGGGCTCGGGCGCGAGCACGTGGATCGGAGGAGTGCGGGTGACGGTGACGGGTGA
- a CDS encoding type II secretion system F family protein: protein MTVTGELSTGVALGCLGAAAWLAGSGWHAGVRRARLVFAGGVAAGTGPPSPGRRPADVVLRVRGRLRPEWWAPVAGLVLAVLGDSVLPVVAGAAGVPLLRRTRLAGRESRARERRRDAVIALCGSLAGEVRAGRQPGEALLCAAHDSGGLGDGQAAVLAAARFGGDVPGALTVAARRPGAEGLRGLAACWRVAADQGAGLAAGLDRLEGALRAERDQRADLRAQLAGARATAVMLAGLPVFGLLLGAALGSDPLHVLLHTGAGLGCLLAGGALEGLGVWWVTRIVRMAEAAS, encoded by the coding sequence GTGACGGTGACGGGTGAGCTGTCGACGGGCGTCGCCCTCGGGTGCCTCGGGGCGGCGGCATGGCTGGCGGGGAGCGGGTGGCACGCCGGAGTGCGGCGCGCGCGGCTGGTGTTCGCCGGTGGCGTGGCGGCCGGCACCGGGCCGCCGTCACCGGGGCGTCGGCCGGCGGACGTGGTGCTGCGCGTCCGTGGCCGGCTGAGGCCCGAGTGGTGGGCGCCGGTGGCCGGGCTGGTGCTGGCCGTGCTGGGCGACTCGGTGCTGCCGGTCGTCGCGGGGGCGGCCGGGGTGCCGTTGCTGCGGCGCACACGCCTCGCCGGCCGGGAGAGCCGGGCCCGGGAGCGCCGGCGGGACGCGGTGATCGCCCTGTGCGGGTCCCTCGCCGGTGAGGTGCGGGCGGGACGGCAGCCGGGTGAGGCGCTGCTGTGCGCCGCGCACGATTCCGGAGGGCTCGGCGACGGGCAGGCCGCCGTGCTGGCGGCGGCGCGCTTCGGCGGGGACGTGCCGGGGGCCCTCACGGTGGCGGCGCGGCGACCGGGGGCGGAGGGGTTACGGGGCCTCGCGGCGTGCTGGCGGGTCGCCGCCGACCAGGGCGCCGGACTGGCGGCCGGTCTCGACCGGCTAGAGGGCGCCCTGCGTGCCGAACGGGACCAGCGCGCCGACCTGCGGGCCCAGTTGGCGGGCGCGCGAGCCACGGCCGTGATGCTCGCCGGTCTGCCGGTCTTCGGCCTCCTGCTCGGCGCCGCCCTCGGGTCCGACCCGCTGCACGTGCTGCTGCACACCGGAGCCGGGCTGGGCTGTCTGCTGGCGGGCGGGGCCCTGGAGGGCCTGGGCGTGTGGTGGGTGACGCGGATCGTGCGCATGGCGGAGGCGGCGTCGTGA